The stretch of DNA ACTGGGACAACCGTTTGGGCATCAGCTTCATAATCACCGAAACTGGCCACATCGACCCCCATCAGTTTGAGATTTGTTGAGACATCTGTGCCGGAAAACTGTTGTTCGCCACCGCACAGGTTGCGAGCTGCAACTTCGGCCATTTCATATCCCGGAGCAACGAGACCGTAGACAGTACCCGCATGACGTGTGACTTCTCCGATCGCGAAAATTTCCGGAGCGGAAGTTACAAGTCGGTCGTTCACGACCACTCCGCCTCGCGCAGCGACTTCAAGGCCGGATTCGCGGGCCAGTTCGTCGCGAGGTTGGATGCCGGCTGATACGATGATCATGTCGACATTCAGTGATTCACCGTCACTAAATTCCATTCGTTCGACGCGACGGGTGCCGTGAATTTCTGTGATTTTTGTGTTGAGCCGCACTCGTACACCCAGATCTTCGATTCTTTGGACAAGAATACGAGATCCGGCATCATCGATCTGCTTTGACAGCAGTCGCGGAGCGAATTCGATGATGTGAGTTTTGAGACCGAGCTCACAGGCGGCCTGGGCAGCTTCGAGACCTCGCAATCCACCCCCGATGACCGCGGCGGTTTTCAAGTGCTTTGCGTAGTCAGTGATCCGGTCCAGATCGTCAACGGTGCGGTAAACAAAGACACCCTTTTTTTTGATCCCCGGAATCGGAGGCACGAATGGATAGGAGCCTGTTGCCAGTACCACATAGTCGTATTTAATCCCGATGAATCTATCAGAACGCACGATCTTAAGTTTGTGGTCGATTTCACTGACCCGGTCGCCTATGTGGATCTCGATTCCATTCTGATGGTACCAGTCCCGCCGGGCCTGCATCAGGCTTTCGGAATTCCGGTGAGTGAAGAAAGATGTCAGACCTACCCGATCGTAGGCCGCACGGGGTTCTTCGCAGAACGTGATGATGCGAAACTGTTTTGCAACATCATATTCGACCATTTTTTCACAGAACCGCAGGCCGACCATGCCGTGCCCCACCACCACAAGTGTCTGTCGATCCGGACGAAATTCAGTCTTACTCATGACTCTTCGACCAGGGAGGAAGAAAGTGGGAGACGGTTACAGAAATCGGATCAGTTCAGCTTGCCGAAAGCGTCGCTCGGCCAGCATGGTTTCTATGTCGCGCGGTGTCTGATACTCGAACCGGCTGCTGAATCTTACGGCTACGGTTACAAACGAACCGTACGTGACGACAGCACTCAGCATGACCAGGCCGGCAATCAGGAAGGCGACACCGAACCCGGCATAGAAACAAAGAAAGAAAAAGAGAGAACCGCGGCGCGTCGAACGTCTGCATCTGCGGAGACCTCAAGTCGTCCAGATCGACTCGCGTGGCTTGATTCTGAAGTCGCATCAGATTTTTTTCTTTGTGCCGAAATGAGGTAGATCGATCAGTCTTTTTCAGAACTGCTCGTCCGTTTAGCCCGAAGGGGCATTTTGGCGCAAAGAGTTTGAGTCCGTCGTCAGGTGTTCCGATGTTGTTCCGTAATCAATTTCCGCAGTGTGTGAGTGTCCACAGAGAAATGTGTGGCGCAGAACCGTTCGCTGAGCGGAGGTGTTGTTGCCGATTCCTGCCGAAACAAGAGGGTGGTCGGCGGGGAACGTAGAAAGCGAAAACGCATTCATAACGGGGCATCCTTCCCTGGATTTATTCAGCGATGCCGGCTTCAGGATGGCAACCTGACAGACCTGCTGCACCCACTGCATATTTCACAAATGTGGTTATCCGACACTGTCCAACTGCAACAGGTGTGCCAGTCCGGTTTGTTTGATTGAATGTCTGACCGGGCGGGACGACGCCTGGTCAGTAAAACGTCTGAAATCAATGTGATATGGAAACCGAAAATTTTTGCCCGGACTGCATTTGGTCGTCGAAGGGTGATGCCGTCGCTGCCTGTCTGAGATGCACATGTGCAACTCGACTGGTCAGCCAAAGATGGAAAAACCACCCGTCGTCGCGTGCCGCTCTGAGGGAATCCGGTAATTCGGAGATCCCGCGGCGCATCGAATTGTCGGTGACTTAGCCGGATTCGCTTCCTGAACGGAGCTGGTGGCCGCCAGGCATGTTTCGGGATTGCTATTCCGCCAGGAAGACGTCCCTGTTGTCGCGGCGTTTGAGAAGTTCGTCGAGAATCGTGTCTGACACGGGGCCTTCGGTTTGATCGAGTATTTCCGTGAGGTTCGCAGATTTCCCGGCGGATTGACGTTGTTGTCGCCAGTGTGCCAGGGCTGCCTGTGCCCGGCTGTGCCCGGCTTCGGGCTGGGGCACAAAGTTGTAGTCGTAGCCGTCAAATCCCGGCAGTGATCCCAGGGTGCGACCGGCGATGTATCGCACTGCCGGATAGTCGTCGTCCAGCAGCACGGACACCACGCGACCGATCCACTCGGTTCCGCTGACTGTCTGAGCCGACTTTCGGCCCAGGGCGCAAGCTACGACTGCCCGCTGACCGGCGTCACCGGACAGGGCGGTGATGATGGAGTCGGGCACCACCCGATGATCGCGGGGGATTTCGGCGGTCGGGTGACTGTACCAGTCACTCAAATGTCGGTCCGTCCAGGCCAGGGTTTGATTCAGGTGGCACAGATTGCAGGCGTTGGTGCGACCGGATTTCAATTCCAC from Fuerstiella sp. encodes:
- a CDS encoding FAD-dependent oxidoreductase, which codes for MSKTEFRPDRQTLVVVGHGMVGLRFCEKMVEYDVAKQFRIITFCEEPRAAYDRVGLTSFFTHRNSESLMQARRDWYHQNGIEIHIGDRVSEIDHKLKIVRSDRFIGIKYDYVVLATGSYPFVPPIPGIKKKGVFVYRTVDDLDRITDYAKHLKTAAVIGGGLRGLEAAQAACELGLKTHIIEFAPRLLSKQIDDAGSRILVQRIEDLGVRVRLNTKITEIHGTRRVERMEFSDGESLNVDMIIVSAGIQPRDELARESGLEVAARGGVVVNDRLVTSAPEIFAIGEVTRHAGTVYGLVAPGYEMAEVAARNLCGGEQQFSGTDVSTNLKLMGVDVASFGDYEADAQTVVPVTFEDPVSGTYKKLLFNQSGTQLIGGLLIGDASEYASLSIMANAKTPLSRKPQELILRTDAAGTSQGGIGEIPDDSQISSYHNVLKPNIGRKIKNRDLPTVRQIK